The Rhododendron vialii isolate Sample 1 chromosome 5a, ASM3025357v1 genome contains a region encoding:
- the LOC131327186 gene encoding LOW QUALITY PROTEIN: clathrin light chain 2-like (The sequence of the model RefSeq protein was modified relative to this genomic sequence to represent the inferred CDS: inserted 2 bases in 2 codons) — MCRLNAIQLEEKEKRAKELXKRYKTEFYRKRKLACENNRVANREKEKLFLEKQETFHGEANKSYWKAIAKLIPNEVPTIEKRGKKEKAKQPSIAVIXGPKPGKPTDLSRMRHILVKLKHNPPPHMNPPPPPPSLETKKDGNVGPSPPVAANNS; from the exons ATGTGCAGACTGAATGCAATTCAATtggaggagaaagagaagagggCGAAAGAAC TTAAGAGATACAAAACTGAGTTCTACAGGAAGCGGAAGCTTGCATGTGAGAACAACAGAGTTGCCAACAGGGAAAAGGAGAAG CTGTTTTTGGAAAAACAAGAGACGTTTCACGGAGAAGCTAACAAGAGTTACTGGAAAGCAATTGCAAAGCTCATCCCCAACGAAGTACCAACAATagagaagagaggaaaaaaggagAAAGCAAAGCAGCCTTCCATTGCTGTGA CAGGCCCAAAACCGGGCAAGCCAACCGATCTTTCAAGGATGCGCCATATACTCGTGAAGCTCAAGCATAATCCACCACCCCACATGAatccgccaccaccaccaccttcatTAGAAACCAAAAAAGATGGCAATGTGGGGCCGTCACCTCCGGTTGCAGCCAACAATTCTTAG